In Agarivorans gilvus, one genomic interval encodes:
- a CDS encoding FtsK/SpoIIIE domain-containing protein: MIELDSELKDATLARQRLAEELIECIDSNADSSLSELQVLEQDLLTQVKQHASSAVADSEQQLSQSLADMNAVLARLPEPLQPLLERVDWNAYAFDKNYLPRNLPFCFEKLEYPLGDGRTAVVRVPKEIPFYASDYCYFFDSDEDSVNRINYFVFRLAAMLPYSSQFTLIDPLKMGQSFPYTKRLPFKRMVDNDVAKVLEDILNDIVRIQSTYLDNNTERLIDVDEEILGNAKFELIVAKDFPQAYDRRSIELLAKIANTGPKAGKMVLLDLDNKAELPNGLQLKQLFPELRDAYLNSNQLTWGLGKGFAEGIKSSDMMNAILDGLSRAKPKETKLGFSDVIATDPSQWWQEDATEVLSAPIGGSGSRKNDIELWFGERNKQPSSHGMLAAMTGAGKSNLYHAFILSIASRYSPEDVQFYLIDGKQGVEFQNYPQLPHARVVSLNTSPQLARSVLQELLDEMNRRNDLFKSLGFSDFISYRKAGSPNGKLPRLMLVIDEYQTLFEDDKTGLGSQLMINIASQSRSAGIHMFVGSQKFVVPGMSQPQATFSNINLRVAMKMSGEEITSLQEFGAKGKQLIRACTETGQVVVSHNGGVDEVPCDTGRVAYIEEGQRKQLLSQLVDKWQQQGGENQTVLLDGSEQPELADNLQLNTLFASHPQRPNEDQWIEYANKPQHLGGLNENEWYPIERPSVFWLGKEMNIHGQAKVVFRRRANEHMLLVGDSNEARSGMLAYLVAQMPVNASTEQYQVHLLDRSIKGSQWYGVMGAANQQALNNSASFSEKFSDFAVHLDAVAAELDKRRAMDEEDMLAEPSIFLVINEAQRVKELVKQDNAYGMKEYAEGSANHFAALLEHGSEYGIHLIFSFDNVRSVSKAFDRNDIEGVRHKVALQMSEEDSFRLLKTRDAAKLQVDGKKPIYALHIDQMQNRPSKFKPYCYNDAVGLEANLNHLAQLFAQWN; the protein is encoded by the coding sequence ATGATTGAATTAGATAGTGAACTTAAAGACGCCACCCTTGCGCGTCAACGTTTGGCTGAAGAGTTAATAGAATGCATCGATAGTAACGCTGATAGTAGCTTGAGTGAGCTGCAAGTTCTGGAGCAAGACTTACTCACGCAGGTAAAACAACATGCCAGTAGTGCGGTGGCAGACAGTGAGCAACAACTAAGTCAAAGTCTTGCCGATATGAATGCCGTGCTGGCGCGTTTACCCGAGCCCTTGCAACCGCTACTCGAAAGAGTTGATTGGAACGCCTATGCCTTTGATAAAAACTACTTGCCGCGAAACCTACCATTTTGTTTTGAAAAACTAGAATACCCGCTAGGCGATGGACGCACTGCGGTGGTGAGAGTGCCAAAAGAAATTCCTTTTTATGCATCTGATTATTGTTATTTTTTTGATAGCGATGAGGATTCGGTTAATCGGATTAACTACTTTGTATTTCGCCTTGCGGCGATGCTGCCTTATTCCTCGCAGTTCACTTTGATTGATCCGCTAAAAATGGGGCAGAGTTTTCCCTATACCAAACGTTTGCCATTCAAGCGTATGGTGGATAACGATGTGGCAAAAGTACTGGAAGATATTTTAAATGATATTGTACGTATCCAAAGTACTTACCTCGACAACAATACTGAACGCCTCATCGATGTTGATGAGGAGATCCTCGGCAATGCCAAGTTTGAGTTGATTGTGGCCAAGGATTTTCCTCAGGCCTATGACCGACGTTCCATTGAGCTGTTAGCCAAAATCGCCAATACCGGTCCTAAAGCAGGTAAAATGGTGTTGCTCGATCTTGATAACAAGGCCGAACTGCCTAACGGCTTGCAACTCAAGCAGTTATTTCCCGAGTTACGTGATGCTTACTTAAATAGCAATCAACTCACCTGGGGTTTGGGTAAGGGCTTTGCCGAAGGTATCAAGAGCTCGGATATGATGAATGCCATTTTAGATGGCTTGAGTCGTGCTAAACCTAAGGAAACGAAACTCGGCTTTTCCGATGTGATTGCCACCGACCCTAGCCAGTGGTGGCAGGAAGATGCCACGGAAGTACTGTCGGCGCCCATTGGCGGTTCCGGCAGCCGTAAAAATGATATTGAGTTGTGGTTTGGCGAACGTAATAAACAACCTTCCTCTCACGGTATGTTGGCCGCCATGACTGGTGCCGGTAAGTCGAATTTATATCATGCCTTTATTTTGTCGATTGCTAGCCGCTACAGCCCTGAAGATGTTCAGTTTTACTTAATTGATGGTAAGCAAGGGGTGGAGTTTCAAAACTATCCGCAATTGCCACACGCCCGAGTGGTGTCATTAAACACCAGTCCTCAGTTAGCGCGCAGCGTGCTGCAAGAATTGCTTGATGAAATGAACCGCCGTAATGATCTGTTTAAGTCTCTCGGTTTCTCTGACTTCATCAGCTATCGAAAAGCAGGCTCTCCAAATGGGAAGTTGCCGCGTTTAATGTTGGTTATCGACGAATATCAAACCTTGTTTGAAGACGATAAAACCGGCTTGGGTTCACAGCTGATGATCAATATCGCCTCGCAAAGCCGTAGTGCGGGTATTCACATGTTTGTCGGCTCGCAAAAATTTGTGGTTCCTGGGATGTCTCAACCTCAGGCCACATTCAGCAACATTAACCTGCGGGTCGCCATGAAGATGAGTGGTGAAGAAATCACTTCACTACAAGAATTTGGCGCGAAAGGTAAGCAATTGATCCGAGCGTGTACTGAAACGGGTCAAGTGGTGGTAAGCCACAATGGTGGTGTGGACGAAGTGCCTTGTGATACCGGCCGAGTGGCCTACATTGAAGAGGGTCAACGCAAGCAGCTATTAAGCCAGTTGGTGGATAAATGGCAGCAGCAAGGCGGAGAAAATCAGACCGTACTACTGGATGGTTCAGAGCAACCCGAGTTAGCGGACAACTTGCAGTTGAACACACTGTTTGCCTCTCATCCTCAGCGCCCCAACGAAGATCAGTGGATTGAATATGCCAACAAGCCGCAACACCTAGGTGGCTTGAACGAAAATGAGTGGTACCCGATTGAGCGCCCCTCGGTGTTTTGGTTGGGTAAGGAAATGAACATTCACGGCCAGGCCAAAGTGGTGTTCCGTCGACGCGCTAACGAGCACATGCTCTTGGTGGGCGACAGTAACGAAGCCCGTAGCGGAATGTTGGCTTATTTGGTGGCGCAAATGCCGGTCAATGCCAGCACCGAGCAATACCAAGTTCACCTACTAGACCGCAGTATTAAAGGCTCACAATGGTATGGCGTTATGGGCGCGGCTAATCAACAGGCCTTAAATAATTCAGCCAGTTTTAGTGAAAAGTTCAGTGATTTTGCGGTGCATCTTGATGCCGTGGCCGCCGAGCTCGATAAACGGCGAGCGATGGACGAAGAGGATATGTTGGCGGAGCCTTCTATTTTCCTCGTGATCAACGAAGCGCAACGGGTTAAGGAACTGGTTAAGCAAGACAATGCCTACGGTATGAAAGAATATGCCGAGGGTAGTGCTAATCATTTTGCAGCCCTGCTTGAGCACGGCTCAGAATACGGCATTCACTTAATCTTCAGCTTTGATAATGTGCGTTCAGTGAGCAAGGCCTTCGATCGCAACGACATCGAAGGGGTGCGGCATAAGGTTGCGCTACAAATGTCTGAGGAAGACAGTTTCAGACTGCTCAAAACGCGAGATGCGGCGAAATTGCAAGTCGACGGTAAGAAGCCGATTTATGCGCTGCACATCGATCAGATGCAAAATCGGCCGAGTAAGTTTAAACCCTATTGCTATAACGATGCAGTAGGCTTAGAAGCTAACTTAAACCACCTTGCTCAGCTCTTTGCACAATGGAATTAA
- the tatC gene encoding twin-arginine translocase subunit TatC — MSRRQALVQHLIELRKRLLLALAWLVLSFIGLLWFANDIYHYLATPLLKLLPEGSSMIATDVAAPFFTPIKLTLFCAFAISIPMLIYQAWRFIAPGLKSQERKLSMPLLVSGSLLFYSGVAFAYGVVLPAAFSFFTATTPQGVAMATDISSYLDFVLALFSAFGLAFEIPVVVFLLCKLGICEVSSLSQARPHVVVASFVLGMLLTPPDIISQTLLAIPMCLLFELGILASRCWASTSVKQTTVANHIIS, encoded by the coding sequence ATGAGCCGCCGGCAAGCTTTAGTGCAACACCTCATAGAGCTGCGTAAGCGCTTATTACTGGCGCTAGCCTGGCTAGTATTAAGCTTTATTGGCTTGCTGTGGTTTGCTAACGACATTTATCACTATCTAGCTACTCCCTTACTCAAGCTGCTTCCCGAAGGCAGTAGCATGATTGCCACTGACGTAGCTGCGCCGTTTTTCACCCCGATTAAGCTAACCTTGTTTTGCGCTTTTGCCATCTCAATACCGATGCTTATCTACCAGGCATGGCGCTTTATCGCGCCGGGCTTAAAAAGCCAAGAGCGTAAGCTATCTATGCCGCTGCTAGTATCAGGCTCATTACTGTTTTACTCAGGCGTAGCTTTTGCCTATGGCGTAGTATTACCGGCGGCATTTAGCTTCTTTACCGCCACCACTCCTCAGGGCGTAGCCATGGCCACCGACATCAGTAGCTACCTCGACTTTGTATTGGCCTTGTTTAGCGCCTTTGGACTGGCCTTTGAAATCCCTGTAGTGGTCTTTCTGCTATGTAAACTAGGGATCTGCGAAGTCAGCAGTTTAAGTCAGGCGAGACCGCATGTGGTGGTAGCTAGCTTTGTGCTGGGCATGCTGCTCACGCCACCGGACATCATCTCGCAAACCTTACTGGCAATACCGATGTGTTTGTTATTTGAATTGGGCATACTGGCTAGCCGCTGCTGGGCTAGTACTTCGGTAAAACAGACGACAGTGGCCAACCACATAATCAGTTAA
- a CDS encoding sugar O-acetyltransferase, translating into MSSALEQMRAGQRYNINDPQLVEIRDTTRDRTALYNQLPRREREQQRKLLALIFGQIGEDVHMEKSIHIDYGINTRIGSHVFINFNFTLLDCAPVSIGNHVFIGPNVQLYTAHHPLDATTRKQHIGFAEPINIGNDVWIGGNCVILPGVNIGDGAVIGAGSVVTKDIPSNSIAVGNPCRVQKSCPSS; encoded by the coding sequence ATGTCATCAGCCTTAGAACAAATGAGAGCGGGCCAACGCTATAACATTAATGATCCACAACTGGTGGAAATTAGAGATACCACTCGCGATAGAACCGCGCTGTATAATCAACTGCCGCGCCGCGAACGCGAGCAACAACGTAAGTTATTGGCGTTAATTTTTGGCCAAATTGGCGAAGACGTGCATATGGAGAAATCAATACACATTGACTACGGCATTAATACCCGTATCGGCAGTCATGTATTTATTAACTTCAACTTCACACTGTTGGATTGCGCGCCAGTAAGCATTGGCAACCACGTATTTATTGGACCCAATGTGCAGCTTTATACTGCTCACCACCCCTTAGATGCCACCACCCGCAAGCAACACATAGGCTTTGCCGAACCGATTAACATTGGTAACGATGTATGGATAGGTGGCAATTGTGTGATTTTACCCGGCGTGAACATTGGTGATGGTGCAGTAATCGGCGCTGGCAGCGTAGTGACCAAAGATATTCCCAGTAATAGCATTGCCGTAGGCAACCCTTGTCGAGTGCAAAAAAGCTGTCCTTCGAGCTAA
- a CDS encoding SLC13 family permease — protein MSVTLLNPSYKHQHLAKLLGLLLGPLVLIITLLSPSPFEQLPHIAWVTMGLATMMAIWWVSEAVPIPVTSFLPMVLSPLLGITDLKMATASFAHPLIFLFMGGFILSLAMERWQLHKRIALVAMLAVGTKPAHQVGGFMLITAFLSMWMSNTATAVMMLPIGLSIITMMSQKEPQPAFSAALLLGIAYSASIGGLATLIGTPPNALLAAYLADSYQIHIGFGQWMLLGLPLSVVMLVITWFWLTRINYRLDNHIEGNSSEMLHQQLHELGKMKNAEKVVALVFALAALAWIFRPLLAKWTGLAISDTGIAMLAAVILFVIPVNWREQIMVMDWETAKKLPWGVLMLFGGGLSLAAQIKSSGMADFIGHSLSSASTLSLIWVIVIVTAAIIFLTEITSNTATAAGFLPLLGPIAESMGSSPLLLVVPAALAASCAFMMPVATPPNSIVFASGQLKISQMVKAGFVLNIVGTILISGFSYWLIAKILLP, from the coding sequence ATGTCGGTGACCCTGCTTAACCCCAGCTATAAACACCAACACTTAGCCAAATTATTGGGTTTGCTGCTGGGGCCTTTGGTGTTAATTATCACCCTACTCAGCCCCTCTCCTTTTGAGCAGCTTCCGCATATTGCTTGGGTCACCATGGGCCTAGCTACCATGATGGCGATTTGGTGGGTCAGTGAAGCTGTGCCTATTCCGGTGACGTCCTTCCTGCCGATGGTATTGTCGCCACTACTGGGTATTACCGATCTAAAAATGGCCACGGCCTCTTTTGCCCATCCACTGATCTTCTTGTTCATGGGAGGCTTTATTCTGAGTTTGGCCATGGAACGCTGGCAACTGCATAAGCGCATCGCCTTAGTAGCCATGCTCGCTGTAGGCACCAAACCCGCCCATCAAGTGGGTGGCTTCATGTTAATTACCGCTTTTTTAAGCATGTGGATGAGTAATACCGCCACCGCGGTGATGATGCTTCCCATAGGCCTGTCGATTATCACCATGATGTCGCAAAAAGAACCACAACCCGCTTTTAGTGCCGCCTTATTATTAGGCATCGCCTATTCAGCCAGTATTGGCGGCTTGGCAACGCTTATTGGTACCCCTCCTAATGCACTTCTGGCCGCCTACCTTGCCGACAGCTATCAAATTCACATTGGCTTTGGTCAGTGGATGTTATTGGGCTTGCCGCTCTCTGTGGTGATGCTGGTGATTACTTGGTTTTGGCTCACCCGCATCAATTATCGCCTAGACAATCATATTGAAGGCAACTCCAGCGAGATGTTACACCAGCAACTACATGAACTAGGTAAAATGAAAAATGCCGAAAAAGTTGTGGCCTTAGTATTTGCATTGGCGGCACTCGCTTGGATCTTTCGTCCCTTGCTAGCCAAGTGGACGGGCCTTGCCATTAGCGATACCGGCATTGCCATGCTAGCGGCAGTGATTTTGTTTGTGATCCCTGTGAACTGGCGCGAACAAATCATGGTGATGGACTGGGAGACCGCGAAAAAACTGCCCTGGGGCGTATTGATGCTATTCGGTGGTGGCCTTAGTTTAGCGGCACAAATTAAAAGCTCCGGCATGGCCGATTTTATTGGTCACAGCTTGAGCTCGGCTTCGACGCTGTCACTGATTTGGGTGATCGTTATCGTGACCGCAGCGATTATTTTCCTTACCGAAATCACCAGCAATACCGCCACCGCCGCGGGATTTTTACCGCTACTAGGGCCAATTGCCGAATCCATGGGCAGTAGCCCTCTGCTACTAGTAGTGCCAGCAGCCTTAGCCGCCAGTTGCGCCTTTATGATGCCGGTGGCCACCCCGCCCAACAGCATCGTATTTGCCTCAGGGCAATTAAAAATTTCGCAAATGGTAAAGGCAGGCTTTGTACTTAATATCGTTGGTACCATTCTTATCAGCGGCTTTAGCTACTGGTTAATCGCCAAAATACTATTACCCTAA
- a CDS encoding adenosylhomocysteinase, translating into MYQDFAAELAWATQHMPRTAAAIAALPDLAGVRLACNMHLDLKMAPLVAGLLDKGAAIFLTTCNPTTVQNEVVAYLVEKGAQAHAWRDMSEADWSDSFDQALAWQPSHLCEMGADLSTRLHQSDKGPQIIAGLEATGSGINRLGGVTPRYPIFNWDDLPVKEGLHNRHMVGLTAWHTFFQTTHLTLHEKKVLVIGYGLVGQGVAAAAKAYGGQVEVAELNPARALQAKYDGWPVVDLAEAIPHCDVIATATGAYGVLGGAQLDATKPGAFILNVGHVAQEIDVPYLKQHATHCQPMPYVDAYTLGEKTLYLLADGSMFNLTAGYGDSLNAFDVTLAVMAAGIGHIVGEGAKHDKGLYLLPESAWMKSL; encoded by the coding sequence ATGTATCAAGATTTCGCAGCTGAGCTGGCGTGGGCCACTCAGCATATGCCCAGAACGGCTGCGGCAATTGCCGCATTGCCCGATTTAGCAGGTGTGAGACTCGCCTGTAATATGCACCTCGACCTAAAAATGGCGCCATTGGTCGCCGGCCTGCTGGATAAAGGCGCAGCCATATTCTTAACTACCTGTAACCCAACAACAGTGCAAAACGAGGTAGTGGCTTACTTGGTGGAAAAAGGTGCCCAAGCCCACGCTTGGCGAGATATGAGCGAAGCGGATTGGTCAGACTCATTTGATCAAGCACTAGCATGGCAGCCCAGTCATTTATGTGAAATGGGCGCCGACTTAAGCACTCGCCTACACCAGAGTGACAAGGGCCCGCAAATTATTGCCGGTCTAGAAGCCACGGGTTCTGGTATCAATCGCTTAGGCGGTGTTACGCCACGTTACCCCATTTTCAATTGGGACGATTTGCCAGTAAAAGAAGGTTTGCATAACCGCCACATGGTAGGGCTAACCGCTTGGCATACTTTTTTTCAAACCACCCACCTCACCTTACACGAGAAAAAAGTACTGGTTATTGGCTACGGCTTAGTGGGCCAAGGCGTGGCTGCGGCCGCCAAAGCCTACGGTGGTCAGGTTGAAGTAGCCGAGCTGAACCCCGCCCGAGCACTGCAAGCCAAATACGATGGCTGGCCAGTGGTGGATTTGGCCGAGGCCATTCCCCATTGCGATGTTATCGCTACCGCCACCGGTGCTTACGGCGTATTGGGCGGCGCGCAATTGGATGCCACCAAACCAGGGGCGTTCATATTAAATGTTGGCCATGTGGCACAAGAGATAGACGTCCCCTATCTGAAACAACATGCAACTCACTGCCAACCGATGCCCTATGTTGATGCCTATACACTCGGCGAAAAAACCCTCTACCTATTAGCAGACGGCTCCATGTTCAACCTAACAGCTGGCTATGGTGATAGCTTAAATGCCTTTGATGTTACCCTAGCGGTGATGGCCGCAGGCATTGGCCACATTGTGGGCGAAGGCGCCAAGCATGATAAGGGCTTGTATTTACTGCCAGAAAGCGCTTGGATGAAGTCGCTTTAA
- a CDS encoding PhoX family protein: protein MSKEIFNPTRFNKSDNPDFDQVLEAHLARRSVLKGGLGLGAMATFGAFGLAGCNSSSSDTPAPTVSKAKLGFNSIAGSKTDAVSVPEGYSAQVLAPWGQPLTDRASAWQADGSNNAVDQENAMGMHHDGLHFFPLNDSGSDGLLCVNHEYIDQNALHPTGSDADANGVRSSVDQIRKEINAHGVAVVRIQLQDNGQWKVVDNDPLNRRYTGATTMDISGPLAYSDKLATPFSPDGSQARGTLNNCGNGYTPWGTYLTCEENWPGYFINTGTITDDQERIGISTSGTGRYGWETLAGNAEERVDEFSRFNVTPSGSSAMDDYRNEANGHGFIVEIDPYTANSRAVKRTALGRFRHEGCTFGKLVAGQPISFYSGHDSRFEYMYKFVSAAAWDPADANASDRLAMGDKYMDEGTLYVAKFDADGVGSWLPLSMDGATQDGGSLSDHFDSLEDIILNTAGAADLVGATPMDRPEWCAVDPITGAVYLTLTNNTRRNETTGTNPANPRLNNKFGHVIRWDEGDSVNEFTWDIFVFGSDANGDAATNLSGLNEFNQFASPDGLSFDQRGILWIQTDNGASEVTSYTNDQMLAVVPSTITDDEGNLDTINADNQGELRRFFVGPNGCEVTGFTITPDYTTMFVSIQHPGNWPYSSNAAEATPAGVNIRPRAALVAIRKNDGSPLGV from the coding sequence ATGAGCAAGGAAATATTTAACCCTACTCGCTTTAACAAAAGTGATAATCCAGATTTTGACCAAGTATTAGAAGCCCACTTAGCTCGCCGTAGCGTATTAAAGGGTGGTCTGGGTTTAGGGGCAATGGCCACTTTTGGCGCCTTTGGCTTAGCTGGTTGTAACTCCAGCAGCAGCGATACGCCTGCCCCCACAGTGTCTAAAGCCAAATTAGGCTTTAACTCAATTGCTGGCTCGAAAACAGATGCGGTAAGTGTGCCAGAGGGCTACAGCGCACAAGTGCTTGCGCCATGGGGCCAACCACTGACTGACCGAGCCTCGGCTTGGCAAGCAGACGGCAGCAATAATGCCGTTGATCAAGAAAATGCCATGGGCATGCACCACGACGGTTTGCACTTCTTCCCCCTAAATGACTCAGGCAGCGATGGCCTACTTTGTGTTAACCACGAATACATCGACCAAAATGCACTACACCCCACGGGTAGCGATGCCGATGCTAACGGAGTGCGTAGCAGTGTTGATCAAATACGCAAAGAAATTAACGCCCACGGCGTGGCAGTAGTGCGTATTCAACTGCAAGACAACGGCCAATGGAAGGTGGTGGATAATGACCCACTAAACCGCCGTTACACTGGTGCCACCACCATGGATATTTCTGGCCCACTGGCTTACTCAGATAAGTTGGCTACGCCGTTTTCACCCGATGGCAGCCAAGCGCGTGGCACCTTAAACAACTGTGGTAATGGTTATACGCCTTGGGGAACTTACCTCACTTGTGAAGAAAACTGGCCGGGCTACTTCATCAATACCGGCACAATCACTGACGATCAAGAGCGTATTGGTATCAGCACTTCTGGCACCGGTCGTTATGGCTGGGAAACCCTTGCAGGTAATGCCGAAGAGCGAGTGGATGAATTCTCTCGTTTTAACGTCACCCCAAGTGGTAGCAGCGCCATGGATGACTACCGCAACGAAGCTAACGGCCACGGTTTCATTGTAGAAATTGACCCTTACACCGCTAACTCACGTGCAGTAAAACGTACCGCTTTAGGTCGCTTCCGCCACGAAGGCTGTACCTTTGGTAAGCTAGTAGCAGGCCAACCGATTAGCTTTTACTCTGGGCACGATTCGCGCTTCGAGTACATGTATAAGTTTGTTTCAGCTGCAGCATGGGATCCTGCCGATGCTAACGCGAGCGATCGCCTAGCCATGGGTGACAAATACATGGATGAAGGAACCCTGTATGTAGCGAAGTTTGACGCCGACGGCGTTGGTAGCTGGCTACCCCTTAGCATGGACGGCGCAACTCAAGATGGTGGCAGCTTAAGCGATCATTTCGACAGCTTGGAAGACATCATCCTAAATACCGCGGGTGCGGCCGATTTAGTAGGCGCTACGCCAATGGACCGCCCAGAATGGTGTGCGGTAGACCCTATCACCGGTGCGGTTTACCTAACCCTTACCAATAATACCCGTCGTAATGAAACCACCGGCACCAACCCGGCCAACCCACGCCTAAACAATAAGTTTGGCCACGTGATCCGTTGGGACGAAGGTGACAGCGTGAACGAATTCACTTGGGATATTTTCGTATTTGGCTCAGACGCTAATGGCGACGCCGCAACCAACCTATCTGGCCTTAATGAATTTAACCAATTTGCCAGCCCCGATGGCCTGTCTTTCGACCAACGCGGTATTTTGTGGATCCAAACCGACAACGGCGCCAGTGAAGTCACCTCTTATACTAATGACCAAATGTTAGCAGTAGTGCCTTCAACCATTACCGACGATGAAGGCAACTTAGATACCATTAACGCCGATAACCAAGGCGAATTACGTCGCTTCTTCGTTGGGCCAAACGGTTGTGAAGTCACTGGCTTTACCATCACTCCAGACTACACCACCATGTTTGTGTCGATTCAACATCCCGGTAACTGGCCCTACAGCAGCAATGCTGCCGAAGCCACTCCAGCCGGGGTAAACATTCGACCACGCGCGGCTCTGGTAGCCATTCGTAAAAACGATGGTAGCCCATTAGGGGTTTAA
- the tatA gene encoding twin-arginine translocase TatA/TatE family subunit has protein sequence MAGISIWQLAIIAVIVVLLFGTKRLRGLGGDLGTTIKGFKQAMAEDKDPEQLSQAKQTASANAELKQQQGS, from the coding sequence ATGGCAGGAATTAGCATTTGGCAGCTCGCCATCATCGCAGTAATCGTTGTATTACTGTTTGGCACCAAGCGCCTACGTGGGCTAGGCGGCGATCTGGGCACCACTATAAAAGGCTTTAAACAAGCCATGGCTGAAGATAAAGACCCAGAGCAACTTAGCCAAGCCAAGCAAACGGCTTCAGCAAACGCAGAACTTAAACAACAGCAAGGTAGCTAA
- a CDS encoding EAL and HDOD domain-containing protein, whose amino-acid sequence MNFSFAKQPIVDVENQIVAYELLFRGAESIRNQPDQIDRATDHIISGNFILAIVNHLEGEQRYFVNFTEQDLLEDKASLLPQKSVVIEILEHCQPTKPLLDTLKNLRIQGYTIALDDFELSSPWLEYAHLADIIKVDVMACPEQDIKEIASRFKGMSVRLLAEKVEDEQQFLRYLEYGYHLFQGFHFYKPIVTSLKVLNPRKLFLLELLNLVSQSDTTMEEVSENIAKDAALMTVLLRKANDNSRMVSKPILSIKHAVSYIGLAELKKLIRIVITAELAVNRPPILYSNAIKRAQTMAFMANNYRLGGDAEVAYSVGLLSLFDAILAVDMAEICQQLRLPEDISQALVSREGAWGELLQMIDAIEQGNWQLLAAHTKAHQLNVNELLGFYHGL is encoded by the coding sequence ATGAATTTTTCGTTTGCTAAACAACCCATTGTTGATGTCGAGAATCAGATCGTTGCCTACGAGTTATTGTTTCGTGGCGCGGAGAGTATTCGTAATCAACCCGACCAAATTGATCGGGCCACCGACCATATTATTAGCGGCAACTTCATCTTGGCCATTGTTAATCACTTGGAGGGTGAACAGCGTTATTTTGTTAACTTTACCGAACAAGATTTACTCGAAGACAAAGCCAGTTTGTTGCCGCAAAAAAGTGTGGTGATAGAGATATTAGAGCACTGCCAGCCTACTAAGCCCTTGTTGGATACCCTGAAAAATTTGCGTATTCAGGGTTATACCATCGCTTTAGATGATTTCGAGTTAAGCAGCCCTTGGCTGGAGTATGCTCATCTCGCCGATATTATTAAAGTGGATGTGATGGCCTGCCCTGAACAAGATATTAAAGAGATTGCCAGCCGCTTTAAGGGCATGAGTGTACGCCTACTGGCCGAAAAAGTGGAAGACGAGCAACAGTTTCTTCGCTACTTGGAATATGGCTACCATCTGTTTCAAGGTTTTCACTTTTATAAGCCGATCGTGACCAGCTTAAAGGTGTTGAATCCGCGAAAACTGTTTTTGTTAGAGTTGCTTAATTTGGTCAGTCAAAGTGATACAACGATGGAGGAGGTAAGCGAAAACATTGCCAAAGACGCTGCACTAATGACGGTGTTGTTACGTAAAGCCAACGATAATAGCCGCATGGTGAGTAAACCTATTCTTAGCATTAAACATGCGGTGAGTTACATTGGTTTGGCTGAGCTGAAAAAGTTGATTCGTATAGTGATTACTGCGGAACTGGCGGTAAATCGTCCTCCCATTCTATACAGTAATGCCATTAAACGAGCCCAGACCATGGCCTTTATGGCTAACAACTATCGCTTAGGTGGCGATGCTGAGGTTGCCTACAGTGTGGGCTTATTGTCTTTATTTGATGCCATTCTCGCGGTGGATATGGCGGAAATATGCCAGCAGTTACGTTTGCCAGAAGACATTAGCCAAGCGCTGGTCTCAAGAGAGGGCGCTTGGGGGGAATTGTTGCAAATGATTGATGCTATTGAACAAGGTAACTGGCAACTGCTTGCTGCTCACACTAAGGCCCACCAACTCAATGTTAACGAGTTACTGGGTTTCTACCATGGCTTGTAA
- the tatB gene encoding Sec-independent protein translocase protein TatB, translating to MFDIGFWELSLIAIVSLVLIGPQRLPDTLRSVFAGWRRAKQMATEVTNKLESELGLEELNQGIKQVQQPLVSPKVRPRKSAASISQSDSSTNAKLKEQA from the coding sequence GTGTTTGATATCGGCTTTTGGGAACTGAGTCTTATCGCCATTGTGAGCCTAGTATTAATTGGGCCACAGCGCTTACCCGACACTCTGCGTAGCGTGTTTGCTGGCTGGCGACGAGCCAAACAAATGGCGACTGAAGTAACAAACAAACTAGAAAGCGAGTTGGGTTTAGAAGAACTTAATCAAGGTATAAAACAGGTGCAACAGCCGCTAGTTAGCCCCAAAGTACGCCCTCGAAAAAGCGCGGCTAGCATCAGCCAAAGCGACTCATCAACTAATGCAAAGCTTAAGGAGCAAGCATGA